In the Styela clava chromosome 8, kaStyClav1.hap1.2, whole genome shotgun sequence genome, one interval contains:
- the LOC120345333 gene encoding protein phosphatase 1G-like: protein MGAYLSAPSVEKKSDDFDDSEKFSYGVSRMQGWRISMEDAHNCVPSFENNSSLFGVYDGHGGSEVAMYCALHFSDVLKDLHAYKEGRYEDALKETFMSLDKILLESETIRELKVLADRDPDSGPPSKADIEAAEAQEEEEECEEDEMKLLHEEATMSIEELLERYGKAANETKLTIDAQRAKLKEENLSGTSGNTTSETASSTSSMISSSECGVSSSASTGEVKKEKTQNDAQDDSVSSSSDIKMDSVSQASTCSVSSSSSGGGEGSSTSSSDQPSKKSSEDACSSSCGEPNEMLSTDDKSDDKITKETLKQGASSEKFQPKLKSVKLKWMTNQEEEGTPDESDSESDEDGFDSDEAVEGSSDESEEEEDDDEEEDESEEEEDIDISEIPSIAPVSTTIEEPGKDSGTTAVVAFLKGHELLVANAGDSRCVLSRNGVAVDMSEDHKPEDDSEIKRIKAAGGHVNMQGRVNGGLNLSRAIGDHCYKTNKAIELENQMISAMPDIKKVNLQPGDDFMILACDGIWNVFSSQEVVDFIRVRIPPANDSQENFKLSSICEELLDTCLAPDTTGDGTGCDNMTCIVVRFNTSWLQKSNSASSGDAKDMNVDNVKIIDSNSIGEAKIIVNNETDNLDAQKSNLNLKINGENENGKIIEDNSATGCKRPRTENNLDSTDMLDLTEQTTKKQKVA from the coding sequence ATGGGTGCCTATCTCAGTGCACCATCTGTTGAAAAAAAGTCTGATGACTTTGATGATTCAGAAAAATTTTCATACGGTGTTTCTCGAATGCAAGGATGGAGAATATCAATGGAGGATGCTCATAACTGTGTTCCATcctttgaaaataattcatcTCTATTTGGGGTTTATGATGGACATGGTGGCAGTGAGGTGGCTATGTACTGCGCTCTACATTTTTCTGACGTTCTCAAGGATCTTCATGCATATAAAGAAGGCAGATATGAAGATGCTCTGAAAGAGACTTTCATGTCACTTGATAAAATATTACTTGAATCTGAAACTATAAGAGAATTAAAAGTATTAGCAGATCGAGATCCGGATTCTGGTCCTCCAAGTAAAGCAGATATTGAAGCTGCAGAAGCTCAAGAGGAAGAAGAAGAATGTGAGGAAGATGAAATGAAACTTTTGCATGAGGAAGCTACAATGAGCATAGAAGAACTTTTGGAAAGATATGGGAAAGCCGctaatgaaacaaaattaacaATAGATGCTCAAAGAGCCAAATTGAAAGAAGAAAATTTGAGCGGTACGAGTGGCAATACAACATCTGAAACAGCTTCTTCAACATCCTCAATGATTAGCAGCAGTGAGTGTGGTGTGAGTAGCTCAGCATCAACTGGTGAGGTAAAAAAAGAAAAGACTCAGAATGATGCTCAGGATGATTCTGTTTCTTCTTCATCTGATATTAAAATGGATTCTGTTTCACAAGCTTCAACTTGTTCTGTATCTTCAAGTAGTAGTGGAGGGGGCGAAGGGAGTAGTACATCTTCATCTGATCAGCCCAGCAAAAAGTCTTCGGAAGATGCTTGCTCATCCAGTTGTGGTGAGCCAAATGAAATGCTTTCAACTGATGACAAAAGTGATGATAAAATTACTAAGGAGACTTTAAAACAAGGGGCAAGTAGTGAAAAATTTCAGCCAAAACTCAAGTCTGTTAAGTTGAAATGGATGACCAACCAAGAGGAAGAAGGAACTCCAGATGAATCTGATTCAGAATCTGATGAAGATGGATTTGATAGTGATGAGGCTGTGGAAGGAAGCAGTGATGAGAGTGAGGAGGAAGAGGATGATGATGAGGAGGAAGATGAAAGTGAGGAAGAAGAAGACATTGATATTTCAGAAATACCGTCTATTGCTCCTGTTTCTACGACCATTGAGGAACCAGGCAAAGATAGTGGCACAACGGCTGTGGTCGCTTTTTTAAAAGGTCATGAACTGCTTGTGGCTAATGCTGGAGATTCTCGTTGTGTTCTAAGTCGAAATGGAGTCGCAGTTGATATGTCTGAAGATCATAAACCTGAAGATGACTCTGAAATAAAGCGCATCAAAGCTGCAGGTGGACACGTCAACATGCAAGGTCGAGTTAATGGTGGATTAAATTTATCTCGTGCTATTGGCGATCATTGTTATAAAACAAATAAGGCAATTGAGCTTGAAAATCAAATGATAAGTGCTATGCCTGATATCAAAAAGGTGAACTTACAACCTGGTGACGATTTTATGATTCTTGCATGTGATGGAATTTGGAATGTTTTTTCAAGTCAAGAAGTTGTAGATTTTATTCGTGTCAGAATACCTCCAGCAAACGATAGCCAAGAGAATTTTAAACTTTCATCCATATGTGAAGAATTGTTGGACACTTGTTTGGCTCCAGACACCACCGGGGATGGGACGGGATGTGATAATATGACATGTATTGTAGTTCGATTCAACACTTCATGGCTTCAGAAATCTAATTCTGCAAGTTCCGGGGACGCAAAAGATATGAATGTAGACAATGTGAAAATAAttgattcaaattcaattgGTGAAGCTAAAATTATAGTCAATAATGAAACTGATAATTTAGATGCTCAAAAGagcaatttaaatttgaaaataaacggGGAAAATGAAAATGGTAAAATCATAGAAGATAATTCTGCAACAGGATGTAAACGACCCAGGACGGAAAATAACCTTGATAGTACAGATATGTTAGATCTAACTGAACAAACCACAAAGAAACAAAAAGTTGCCTAG
- the LOC120345893 gene encoding uncharacterized protein LOC120345893 encodes MSSEVENLDLKDKEHITITWKDGHTSKYHVKWIRFHCRCEKCFRSFSGMYPLDTMKFPDDFYFKSANVADNELHFTTDYEIFENHCGRIPLDWLRVFCSCNQCFEKLTSERESKFDNSVTSSISYNDISGENGLFNLLGRILNSGFCLIHDVPNDDTPGQISDRIGPKFYTLFSETFGKNGNQIGDGPFQDYPFYEVVPGVQIIYPKRTDEKKSFTLLTDLLNAAEILRRESPDHFDSLVRIPATFQYKKRTESCEPFWFEIQKPHIEIDYFGKVVAVHWNPTMEGKLRIHQKDVMAYCKAHNAFDRILKQKSCQISLQLREGTMLIFNNKRMAHNHKGYDESSIKTLLHADDVKSKYVVLGHKLGKTAIPMKIGNRSSF; translated from the exons ATGTCGAGTGAAGTTGAAAATCTTGATCTGAAGGACAAAGAGCATATTACGATCACATGGAAGGACGGCCATACAAGCAA GTATCATGTAAAATGGATCAGGTTTCACTGTCGATGCGAAAAATGTTTTCGTTCATTTTCTGGCATGTACCCACTGGATACTATGAAATTTCCTGATGATTTTTACTTCAAGTCTGCGAATGTAGCAG ATAACGAACTACATTTCACAACTGATTACGAAATTTTCGAAAATCACTGTGGTCGAATCCCACTAGATTGGCTTCGAGTTTTCTGCAGCTGTAACCAATGCTTTGAGAAATTAACCTCGGAACGAGAAAGCAAATTCGACAATTCTGTTACGTCGAGTATCAGCTACAATGATATTTCAGGAGAGAATGGATTATTCAA TTTATTAGGTCGAATCCTCAACTCTGGTTTCTGTTTAATACACGATGTTCCAAATGACGATACACCTGGCCAG ATAAGTGATAGAATCGGACCCAAGTTTTATACGTTGTTCAGTGAG ACCTTTGGTAAGAATGGAAATCAAATTGGCGACGGGCCATTTCAAGATTATCCGTTTTATGAAGTTGTTCCAGGAGTTCAAATTATTTATCCGAAAAG AACCGATGAAAAGAAGAGTTTCACACTTTTAACTGATCTGCTGAATGCCGCAGAAATTCTTCGTCGAGAATCGCCGGATCATTTTGATTCTCTTGTTAGGATTCCCGCGACTTTCCAGTACAAGAAAAGAACTGAATCTTGTGAGCCTTTCTGGTTTGAGATTCAGAAGCCCCACATAGAAATTGATTACTTTGGGAAG GTTGTTGCAGTGCACTGGAATCCAACAATGGAAGGAAAATTACGCATTCATCAAAAAGATGTGATGGCCTACTGCAAAGCCCATAACGCATTCGATCGGATTTTAAAGCAGAAGAGTTGTCAG ATTAGTTTGCAGTTAAGAGAAGGAACTATGCTGATATTCAATAACAAGCGGATGGCTCATAACCATAAAGGATACGACGAAAGTTCGATCAAG ACCCTTCTTCATGCTGACGACGTAAAAAGCAAGTACGTCGTTCTTGGTCATAAACTAGGAAAGACTGCGATTCCAATGAAAATAGGGAACAGAAGCAGTTTTTAA